Proteins encoded together in one Catellatospora citrea window:
- a CDS encoding RDD family protein, translated as MTSPSSPPPPADPVHLRGPVPPQGPAGPWAGQPTGWVPPPPPPGAWSPVPVPVAPNGQPLASFGDRLLAFILDTFLVGAVALIFTIPLMFVWLFMISNWNQSQSAAYGDPYHEPTPDDLLGMFGLMFLVVGGMFAINLLLTYLYFVEYQLRRNGETIGKRVLKLRVIKVQPGQALTRGDLTKRWAVERVVAAFVPFFSYLDGFWQLWDKPLQQCLHDKAAQTVVVKVG; from the coding sequence ATGACCTCCCCCTCTTCGCCGCCCCCGCCGGCCGACCCGGTGCACCTGCGCGGCCCGGTCCCGCCGCAGGGCCCGGCCGGACCGTGGGCCGGGCAGCCCACCGGCTGGGTGCCCCCGCCTCCGCCACCGGGCGCCTGGTCGCCCGTGCCCGTCCCGGTCGCGCCCAACGGGCAGCCGCTGGCGAGCTTCGGCGACCGCCTGCTCGCCTTCATCCTGGACACCTTCCTCGTCGGCGCGGTGGCTTTGATCTTCACGATCCCGCTGATGTTCGTCTGGTTGTTCATGATTTCGAACTGGAACCAGTCCCAGTCCGCCGCCTACGGCGATCCTTACCACGAGCCCACACCCGACGACCTCCTCGGCATGTTCGGGTTGATGTTCCTGGTCGTCGGCGGCATGTTCGCGATCAACCTGCTCCTGACCTACCTGTACTTCGTCGAGTACCAGCTGCGCAGGAACGGCGAGACCATCGGCAAGCGGGTGCTGAAGCTGCGTGTGATCAAGGTCCAGCCCGGCCAGGCGCTGACCCGGGGCGACCTGACCAAGCGCTGGGCCGTGGAACGGGTCGTGGCCGCCTTCGTGCCGTTCTTCAGCTACCTCGACGGGTTCTGGCAGCTGTGGGACAAACCGCTCCAACAGTGCCTGCATGACAAGGCGGCGCAGACCGTCGTGGTGAAGGTCGGTTAA